A genomic segment from Amycolatopsis camponoti encodes:
- a CDS encoding alpha-L-fucosidase, whose translation MPEFSRRTMLGLITVSGAATAGLLRGGTAAATAGPGSYTPTWSSVDQHPPAAEWFQDAKFGIYFHWGVFSVPAFGNEWYPRNMYIGGSAENNHHQAVYGDPSAWPYHNFVNGARDKAGNWVQFAPKLKSAGGNFDPAEWAQLFADAGAKFAGPVAEHHDGFSMWNSAVNEWNSVAKGPRLDLVRLHADAIRARGLKFMVSLHHAYHFTGFYDHVPAQSDASLRKLYGQLGSAAENQLWYDKLAEVVDGYQPDLLWQDFNLPRVDESRRLNFLAYYYNKAVAWNKDVVATYKDGFDNRGEVFDFERGGPGDIQNPYWLTDDSISSSSWCYTTGIGYYSMKAMLHSLIDRVSKNGTMLLNIAPMADGTIPAGQRTILLGIGDYLGRFGESIYATRAWSVYGEGPTQMGGGSFTTPREGTNRDIRFTRSKDNTVLYATVLGWPGATLDIPTLGSNRITLASLKTVQLLGATAGAYTDLPDRTQDGSGLHIRMPSATAPFSAPAYVVKLTFAGQIPAPGSGPLPTGWVRIANGTTGLALDSGGNVASGSVLKQWSYDGSTNLQWQLVDLGTGYHRIVNRTNGMVADSLGRTGNGVNAGQAAWTGGDNQQWRLAGLGNGRYQIVNRGTGTALDGAGTTTSGSTVVLWAPNSSTNNQWTVTAV comes from the coding sequence ATGCCCGAGTTCAGCCGACGCACCATGCTGGGCCTGATCACCGTGAGCGGTGCCGCGACGGCGGGCCTCCTGCGCGGCGGAACCGCGGCGGCGACGGCCGGGCCGGGCAGCTACACGCCCACGTGGTCCTCGGTCGACCAGCACCCGCCCGCGGCGGAGTGGTTCCAGGACGCCAAGTTCGGCATCTACTTCCACTGGGGCGTCTTCAGCGTCCCCGCGTTCGGCAACGAATGGTACCCGCGCAACATGTACATCGGCGGCTCCGCGGAGAACAACCACCACCAGGCCGTGTACGGCGACCCGTCGGCATGGCCGTACCACAACTTCGTCAACGGTGCCCGGGACAAGGCGGGCAACTGGGTCCAGTTCGCGCCGAAGCTCAAGTCGGCGGGCGGGAACTTCGACCCGGCGGAGTGGGCGCAGCTGTTCGCCGACGCCGGCGCGAAGTTCGCCGGGCCCGTCGCCGAGCACCACGACGGCTTCTCGATGTGGAACAGCGCCGTCAACGAATGGAACTCCGTCGCCAAGGGCCCGCGGCTGGACCTGGTGCGGCTGCACGCCGACGCGATCCGCGCCCGCGGCCTGAAGTTCATGGTGTCGCTGCACCACGCCTACCACTTCACCGGCTTCTACGACCACGTCCCGGCGCAATCGGACGCCAGTCTGCGCAAGCTGTACGGCCAGCTGGGTTCGGCGGCGGAAAACCAGCTCTGGTACGACAAGCTCGCCGAGGTCGTCGACGGCTACCAGCCGGACCTGCTCTGGCAGGACTTCAACCTGCCCCGCGTCGACGAGTCCCGGCGACTGAACTTCCTGGCGTACTACTACAACAAGGCCGTCGCGTGGAACAAGGACGTCGTCGCCACCTACAAGGACGGCTTCGACAACCGGGGTGAGGTCTTCGACTTCGAACGCGGCGGCCCGGGGGACATCCAGAACCCGTACTGGCTGACCGACGACAGCATCTCCTCCTCCAGCTGGTGCTACACGACCGGCATCGGCTACTACTCGATGAAGGCGATGCTGCACTCGCTGATCGACCGCGTCAGCAAGAACGGCACCATGCTGCTGAACATCGCGCCGATGGCCGACGGCACCATCCCGGCCGGGCAGCGCACGATCCTGCTCGGCATCGGCGACTACCTCGGCCGCTTCGGCGAGTCGATCTACGCGACCCGTGCCTGGTCGGTCTACGGCGAGGGCCCGACGCAGATGGGCGGCGGCTCCTTCACCACCCCGCGCGAGGGCACCAACCGCGACATCCGGTTCACGCGCAGCAAGGACAACACCGTCCTGTACGCGACGGTCCTGGGCTGGCCGGGCGCGACGCTGGACATCCCGACGCTGGGCTCGAACCGGATCACCCTCGCCTCGCTGAAGACCGTGCAGCTGCTCGGCGCCACCGCCGGGGCCTACACCGACCTGCCCGACCGCACCCAGGACGGCTCCGGGCTGCACATCCGCATGCCGTCGGCCACCGCGCCGTTCAGCGCCCCGGCGTACGTGGTGAAGCTGACGTTCGCCGGCCAGATCCCGGCGCCCGGGTCCGGGCCGCTCCCCACCGGCTGGGTGCGGATCGCCAACGGCACGACCGGCCTGGCGCTCGACAGCGGCGGGAACGTCGCGTCCGGGTCGGTGCTCAAGCAGTGGTCCTACGACGGCTCCACCAACCTGCAGTGGCAGTTGGTGGACCTCGGCACCGGGTACCACCGGATCGTCAACCGCACCAACGGCATGGTCGCCGACAGCCTCGGCCGCACCGGTAACGGCGTCAACGCCGGGCAGGCGGCCTGGACGGGCGGCGACAACCAGCAGTGGCGGCTGGCCGGGCTCGGCAACGGGCGCTACCAGATCGTCAACCGCGGCACCGGCACCGCGCTCGACGGCGCGGGCACCACGACGTCCGGGTCCACCGTGGTCCTGTGGGCGCCGAACAGCAGCACCAACAACCAATGGACCGTCACGGCCGTCTGA
- a CDS encoding TetR/AcrR family transcriptional regulator, producing MARRGEALREHILDTAKLAFLETGFDRTSMDAIAARAETSKRSLYAHFPTKDTLFLAVVERIRALFGDRMGTPADYAGLPEEAIVRYCGRFVQLLGWSSVGKMVRLGIGEADRLPDLAAGLFDVLFGVTTGNLAAHLVTASGLAAGEAEAVANELIGLAVHPALPRLLFGIDPLTEELPDRTRLATDVDLDRIRRLVRLLVPPPPEP from the coding sequence ATGGCCCGACGCGGGGAAGCGCTGCGCGAGCACATCCTCGACACGGCGAAGCTCGCGTTCCTGGAGACCGGCTTCGACCGGACCTCCATGGACGCGATCGCGGCACGCGCGGAAACGTCGAAGCGGTCCCTGTACGCGCACTTCCCGACCAAGGACACGCTGTTCCTCGCGGTCGTCGAACGCATCCGCGCCCTGTTCGGCGACCGGATGGGCACACCGGCCGACTACGCCGGGCTACCGGAGGAGGCGATCGTGCGGTACTGCGGGCGCTTCGTTCAGCTGCTGGGCTGGTCCTCCGTCGGGAAGATGGTCCGCCTCGGCATCGGCGAGGCGGACCGGCTGCCGGACCTGGCGGCGGGACTGTTCGACGTCCTCTTCGGAGTCACGACCGGCAACCTCGCGGCCCACCTGGTGACGGCGTCGGGGCTCGCGGCCGGCGAAGCCGAGGCGGTGGCGAACGAGCTGATCGGCCTCGCCGTCCACCCGGCCCTGCCCCGGCTGCTGTTCGGCATCGATCCGCTCACCGAGGAGCTGCCGGACCGCACCCGGCTGGCGACCGACGTCGACCTCGACCGGATCCGCCGGCTCGTCCGCCTCCTCGTGCCACCGCCGCCCGAGCCGTGA
- a CDS encoding arabinofuranosidase catalytic domain-containing protein — MSARWRKWWPAVVIAAGAVAGTATPSQAAGQGPCDLYAAGGTPCVAAHATTRALYGAYNGSLYQVRRASDNTTRDIGVLSAGGVANAAAQDSFCAGTTCLITVIYDQSGRGNHLTQAPPGGFSGPAAGGYDNLANATAAPTTVGGQKAYGVFVAPGTGYRNNNATGTATGDQPEGMYAIFDGTHYNGGCCFDYGNAERNSRDNGNGTMEAIYFGNIKVWGYGAGNGPWIMADLENGLFSGVNQRYNANDPSISHRYLTAIVKGGPNRWAIRGGNAQSGGVSTFYDGVRPNVSGYNPMRKEGAIILGTGGDNSIGSAGTFYEGVMTSGYPSDATENAVQANVVAAGYGTGGSTTGTGPVRAVGAGKCLSAPNSTQGTQAQIAGCTGQANQTWTRTSDGRLTATLGGATLCLDASGQGTSAGTKVVTWPCNGQGNQQWTVNSNGTVTGVQSGLCLDVTGAATADGTPVELWTCNGGGNQQWALG; from the coding sequence ATGAGTGCACGCTGGAGAAAGTGGTGGCCGGCCGTGGTGATCGCCGCGGGCGCGGTGGCCGGCACGGCCACGCCGTCGCAGGCCGCCGGCCAGGGACCGTGCGACCTCTACGCGGCCGGCGGCACGCCGTGCGTGGCCGCGCACGCGACCACGCGGGCGTTGTACGGCGCGTACAACGGCTCGCTCTACCAGGTGCGGCGCGCTTCGGACAACACGACGCGGGACATCGGCGTCCTGAGCGCCGGCGGGGTCGCGAACGCCGCGGCCCAGGATTCCTTCTGCGCCGGGACGACGTGCCTGATCACCGTGATCTACGACCAGTCCGGCCGCGGCAACCACCTCACCCAGGCCCCGCCGGGCGGCTTCTCCGGCCCGGCCGCGGGCGGGTACGACAACCTGGCCAACGCGACCGCCGCCCCGACCACGGTCGGCGGTCAGAAGGCGTACGGCGTGTTCGTGGCGCCCGGCACCGGCTACCGCAACAACAACGCCACCGGCACCGCCACCGGGGACCAGCCGGAGGGCATGTACGCCATCTTCGACGGCACGCACTACAACGGCGGCTGCTGCTTCGACTACGGCAACGCCGAGCGCAACAGCCGGGACAACGGCAACGGCACGATGGAAGCCATCTACTTCGGCAACATCAAGGTCTGGGGCTACGGTGCCGGGAACGGCCCGTGGATCATGGCGGACCTCGAGAACGGCCTCTTCTCCGGCGTCAACCAGCGTTACAACGCCAACGACCCGAGCATCAGCCACCGGTACCTGACGGCCATCGTCAAGGGCGGCCCGAACCGGTGGGCCATCCGCGGCGGCAACGCGCAGTCCGGTGGCGTGTCGACGTTCTACGACGGCGTGCGCCCCAACGTGTCCGGCTACAACCCGATGCGCAAGGAAGGCGCCATCATCCTCGGCACCGGCGGCGACAACAGCATCGGCTCCGCCGGCACGTTCTACGAGGGCGTCATGACGTCCGGCTACCCGTCGGACGCCACCGAGAACGCCGTGCAGGCCAACGTCGTCGCGGCCGGGTACGGCACCGGCGGCAGCACCACCGGCACCGGGCCGGTGCGCGCGGTCGGCGCGGGCAAGTGCCTGTCCGCCCCGAACTCGACGCAGGGCACGCAGGCGCAGATCGCCGGCTGCACCGGCCAGGCGAACCAGACCTGGACGCGCACGTCGGACGGCAGGCTGACGGCCACGCTCGGCGGGGCCACGCTGTGCCTGGACGCCTCCGGCCAGGGCACGAGCGCGGGCACGAAGGTGGTGACGTGGCCCTGCAACGGCCAGGGCAACCAGCAGTGGACCGTCAACTCCAACGGCACGGTCACCGGTGTCCAATCAGGACTGTGCCTCGACGTGACCGGCGCCGCCACCGCCGACGGCACGCCGGTCGAGCTGTGGACCTGCAACGGCGGCGGCAACCAGCAGTGGGCGTTGGGCTGA
- a CDS encoding glycoside hydrolase family 43 protein yields the protein MKAASSPSAIFKPRRCFALIVGLLCALGMFPAVARADNPIIQTIYTADPAPLVYNGRVYLYTGHDEDGSTNFTMKEWRVWSSADMVNWTDHGSPLNLASFTWASANAWAGQTVYRNGKFYWYVPMTNRATGSMAIGVGVSASPTGPFSDALGHPLVGNGEFDPTVFVDDDGQAYLYWGNPHLWYVKLNADMISYSGAPTQIPLTTAGFGTRPGNTSRPTLFEEGPWVYKRNGLYYNVFAAKCCSEFIGYSTAPGPTGPWTYRGTVMPTQGASFTNHPGVIDFNGSSYFFYHNGALPGGSGYTRSVAVEKFAYNADGSIPTITMSTTGAPQVGTLNPYTRQEAETIAFESGVETEPSGEGGMNVGYLENGDWIKVKGAAFGTGARSFTARVASAAGGGRIEVRLDGTGGTLAGTCTVPGTGGWQTWTSVSCPVTGAVGTHDLYLRFTGGSGYLFNVNWWQFAA from the coding sequence GTGAAAGCCGCGTCCTCCCCTTCGGCGATCTTCAAGCCCCGGCGCTGCTTCGCGCTGATCGTCGGACTGCTCTGCGCTCTGGGGATGTTCCCCGCGGTGGCCCGAGCGGACAACCCGATCATCCAGACCATCTACACCGCCGACCCGGCGCCGCTGGTGTACAACGGCCGCGTCTACCTCTACACCGGCCACGACGAAGACGGCTCGACGAACTTCACCATGAAGGAGTGGCGGGTGTGGTCGTCGGCGGACATGGTGAACTGGACCGACCACGGATCGCCGCTGAACCTCGCCAGTTTCACCTGGGCGAGCGCCAACGCCTGGGCGGGCCAGACCGTCTACCGGAACGGCAAGTTCTACTGGTACGTCCCCATGACGAACCGGGCCACCGGCTCGATGGCCATCGGCGTTGGCGTGTCGGCCAGCCCCACCGGGCCGTTCAGCGACGCACTCGGGCACCCGCTCGTCGGCAACGGCGAATTCGACCCGACGGTGTTCGTCGACGACGACGGCCAGGCCTACCTGTACTGGGGCAACCCGCACCTGTGGTACGTGAAGCTCAACGCGGACATGATCTCCTACTCGGGCGCGCCCACGCAGATCCCGCTCACCACCGCCGGGTTCGGCACGCGCCCGGGGAACACGAGCCGGCCGACCCTGTTCGAGGAAGGCCCCTGGGTCTACAAGCGCAACGGCTTGTACTACAACGTGTTCGCGGCGAAGTGCTGCTCGGAGTTCATCGGCTACTCGACCGCTCCCGGCCCCACCGGGCCGTGGACCTACCGCGGGACGGTCATGCCCACCCAGGGCGCCAGCTTCACCAACCACCCGGGGGTGATCGACTTCAACGGGAGCTCCTACTTCTTCTACCACAACGGCGCTTTGCCGGGCGGCAGCGGCTACACGCGCTCGGTGGCCGTCGAGAAGTTCGCCTACAACGCCGACGGTTCCATCCCCACCATCACCATGAGCACCACCGGCGCGCCGCAGGTGGGGACGCTCAACCCGTACACCCGGCAGGAAGCGGAAACGATCGCCTTCGAATCCGGCGTCGAGACCGAACCGTCCGGCGAGGGCGGGATGAACGTCGGCTACCTCGAGAACGGCGACTGGATCAAGGTCAAGGGCGCCGCTTTCGGTACCGGTGCCCGGTCGTTCACCGCGAGAGTGGCGTCCGCGGCCGGCGGCGGCCGGATCGAGGTCCGGCTGGACGGGACCGGCGGCACCCTCGCCGGGACCTGCACCGTGCCGGGCACGGGTGGCTGGCAGACCTGGACGAGCGTGTCGTGTCCCGTGACCGGCGCCGTCGGCACGCACGACCTGTACCTCCGGTTCACCGGGGGCAGCGGCTACCTGTTCAACGTGAACTGGTGGCAGTTCGCCGCCTGA
- a CDS encoding endo-1,4-beta-xylanase, which translates to MTISSRTRTAVTVLAAACLSATALVLSPGVAGAASTLGAAAAQSGRYFGAAISTSHLGESAYVNTWAAEFNGVTPENEMKWDTVEPNRNQFNFGPGDQIAGQGRSRGMKIRGHTLVWYQQLPGWVSGLDANNLRSAMLNHISQAAGHWKGQLIAWDVVNEAFEENGTRRQSVFQQKLGDGYIEDAFRAARTADPNAKLCYNDYNTDGVNAKSTGIYNMVRDFKSRGVPIDCVGFQSHLGSNSNLGSYQANLQRFADLGVDVQITELDVGGSGSGQANVYRQVAQACMAVSRCTGITVWGVTDKYSWRSGDTPLLFDGNYGKKQAYTAVLDVLNGGAPNPGGGGTVRAVASNRCLDVPGSATAAGTALQIWDCHTGTNQQWTRASTGELTVYSGDGKRCLDTASGGTAAGTAAVIASCTGGTGQKWTFTGSGTITNAQSGLCLDVTGAATANGTKVIIWTCNGGSNQQWAAAA; encoded by the coding sequence ATGACCATCAGTTCACGCACCCGGACCGCCGTCACCGTCCTGGCGGCGGCCTGCCTCTCGGCGACCGCCTTGGTGCTGTCGCCCGGCGTCGCCGGGGCGGCGAGCACCCTCGGCGCCGCGGCGGCGCAGAGCGGGCGGTACTTCGGTGCCGCGATCTCGACGAGCCACCTCGGCGAGAGCGCCTACGTGAACACGTGGGCGGCGGAGTTCAACGGCGTCACGCCGGAGAACGAGATGAAGTGGGACACGGTCGAGCCGAACCGCAACCAGTTCAACTTCGGGCCCGGCGACCAGATCGCCGGCCAGGGCCGCAGCCGGGGCATGAAGATCCGCGGGCACACGCTCGTGTGGTACCAGCAGCTGCCCGGCTGGGTGAGCGGCCTGGACGCGAACAACCTGCGCTCGGCGATGCTGAACCACATCAGCCAGGCGGCCGGCCACTGGAAGGGCCAGCTCATCGCGTGGGACGTCGTCAACGAGGCGTTCGAGGAGAACGGCACCCGGCGGCAGTCGGTGTTCCAGCAGAAGCTCGGCGACGGCTACATCGAGGACGCCTTCCGCGCGGCGCGCACGGCCGACCCGAACGCCAAGCTCTGCTACAACGACTACAACACCGACGGCGTCAACGCGAAGAGCACCGGCATCTACAACATGGTCCGTGACTTCAAGAGCCGCGGCGTGCCGATCGACTGCGTGGGCTTCCAGAGCCACCTCGGCTCGAACTCCAACCTCGGCAGCTACCAGGCGAACCTGCAGCGCTTCGCCGACCTGGGTGTCGACGTCCAGATCACCGAGCTGGACGTCGGCGGCTCGGGTTCCGGCCAGGCGAACGTCTACCGGCAGGTCGCCCAGGCGTGCATGGCGGTGTCCCGCTGCACCGGCATCACGGTGTGGGGCGTGACGGACAAGTACTCGTGGCGTTCGGGCGACACCCCGCTGCTGTTCGACGGCAACTACGGCAAGAAGCAGGCGTACACCGCCGTCCTCGACGTGCTGAACGGCGGTGCGCCGAACCCCGGCGGCGGGGGCACGGTCCGCGCCGTGGCGTCGAACCGCTGCCTGGACGTGCCGGGCTCGGCGACGGCGGCCGGTACCGCGCTGCAGATCTGGGACTGCCACACCGGGACGAACCAGCAGTGGACCCGCGCGAGCACGGGGGAGCTGACGGTCTATTCCGGTGACGGCAAGCGCTGCCTGGACACCGCGAGCGGCGGCACGGCGGCCGGCACGGCGGCGGTCATCGCGAGCTGCACCGGCGGCACCGGCCAGAAGTGGACGTTCACCGGCAGCGGCACCATCACGAACGCCCAGTCGGGCTTGTGCCTGGACGTGACGGGCGCAGCCACGGCCAACGGCACCAAGGTGATCATCTGGACGTGCAACGGCGGATCCAACCAGCAGTGGGCCGCAGCGGCCTAG
- a CDS encoding ricin-type beta-trefoil lectin domain protein, with product MRGRVRAAMAAAVVLAGGVVAAAPAEAATSITIDGGSAGRTFDGVGAVSGGGGNSRLLIDYPEPQRGQILDYLFKPGYGAALQILKVEMGGDTNSTSGAEPSHAHFRGDLDCNRGYEWWIMEQAKARNPGIKLVGLPWGAPGWIGNGTFFSNDLTDYYLSWLGCAKQHGLTIDYLTSVQNEKQWSADWTVTLRNALNANGYSSVKVISGDSWPGDWGPASAISTNAAYRAATDVLSAHYTCGYLSAQTSCSVPANVVNTGKTLWSSENGSQDYNDGAKPLARGINRVYLDGKMTAYLDWDLIAATTPNIPWPTVGLILANQPWSGYYSVGKDAWTLAHTTQFTAPGWKYLDSSSGYLGGNRANGSYVSLKSPDNTGYSTIIETMDATAAQTLNLNVTGGLSTGQVHVWATNLNSNNAGDHFVHSADITPSGGAFSLTAQPGYLYTVTTTTGQGKGTAAGPPQGSLNLPYGDDFEGYAKGKEAKYLMDMEGAFETSACGAGRAGTCVRQSAPQKAIPWKKTTDPYALLGNVAWSNYTLSTDVLLEKSGYVELLGRAGSQDTGNQGALNAYYLRVSDTGAWSIRRNNTSQQNTTLRSGTTTALGTGRWHQLSLGFSGSTITASVDGAVLGTVTDSTFPAGQVGIGTAQGETAQFDNLAVAGSGGGSTSVLRNTGAGRCLDVPNVSQTNGTQVTLWDCNGGGNQQWTLTSGKQLQVYGSKCLDAEGAGTAAGTRAIIWDCTGGANQQWTAAADGTITGVPSGLCLTPGGTGNSAPVTLQTCTGGSAQKWTRS from the coding sequence ATGCGCGGAAGGGTTCGAGCGGCGATGGCCGCGGCCGTCGTCCTGGCCGGGGGAGTGGTGGCCGCCGCACCGGCCGAAGCCGCCACCTCGATCACGATCGACGGCGGTTCGGCCGGCCGGACGTTCGACGGCGTCGGGGCGGTCAGCGGCGGCGGGGGCAACAGCCGGCTGCTGATCGACTACCCCGAGCCGCAGCGCGGCCAGATCCTCGACTACCTCTTCAAGCCCGGCTACGGCGCCGCGCTGCAGATCCTCAAGGTGGAGATGGGCGGGGACACCAACTCGACCAGCGGCGCCGAACCCAGCCACGCGCACTTCCGCGGCGATCTCGACTGCAACCGCGGGTACGAGTGGTGGATCATGGAACAGGCCAAGGCGCGCAACCCCGGTATCAAGCTCGTCGGCCTGCCCTGGGGAGCGCCGGGCTGGATCGGCAACGGGACGTTCTTCTCGAACGACCTCACGGACTACTACCTCTCGTGGCTGGGGTGCGCCAAGCAGCACGGGCTGACCATCGACTACCTCACGAGCGTCCAGAACGAGAAGCAGTGGAGCGCCGACTGGACCGTGACCCTGCGCAACGCGCTCAACGCCAACGGGTACAGCTCGGTCAAGGTCATCTCCGGTGACTCGTGGCCGGGCGACTGGGGCCCGGCGAGCGCGATCTCGACCAACGCGGCCTACCGCGCCGCGACCGACGTGCTCAGCGCCCACTACACCTGCGGCTACCTCAGCGCGCAGACCTCCTGCAGCGTCCCGGCGAACGTCGTCAACACCGGGAAGACGTTGTGGTCCAGCGAGAACGGCTCCCAGGACTACAACGACGGCGCCAAGCCGCTGGCCCGCGGGATCAACCGCGTCTACCTCGACGGCAAGATGACCGCGTACCTCGACTGGGACCTGATCGCCGCCACCACACCGAACATCCCCTGGCCGACGGTGGGGCTGATCCTCGCCAACCAGCCGTGGTCGGGGTACTACTCGGTCGGCAAGGACGCCTGGACGCTGGCGCACACCACGCAGTTCACCGCGCCCGGCTGGAAGTACCTCGACTCCTCGAGCGGCTACCTGGGCGGAAACCGCGCCAACGGCAGTTACGTTTCGCTGAAGTCGCCGGACAACACCGGCTACAGCACGATCATCGAGACGATGGACGCCACCGCGGCCCAGACGCTGAACCTGAACGTCACCGGCGGGCTGTCGACCGGCCAGGTGCACGTGTGGGCGACCAACCTGAACTCGAACAACGCGGGCGACCACTTCGTCCACAGCGCGGACATCACGCCGTCCGGCGGCGCCTTCTCCCTGACCGCGCAGCCCGGCTACCTCTACACCGTCACGACGACCACCGGGCAGGGCAAGGGCACCGCGGCCGGTCCGCCGCAGGGCTCGCTGAACCTGCCCTACGGCGACGACTTCGAAGGATACGCGAAGGGCAAGGAAGCCAAGTACCTGATGGACATGGAGGGCGCCTTCGAGACGTCCGCGTGCGGCGCCGGCCGCGCGGGAACGTGCGTGCGCCAGTCGGCTCCGCAGAAGGCGATCCCGTGGAAGAAGACGACCGATCCGTACGCGCTGCTGGGCAACGTGGCCTGGAGCAACTACACGCTGAGCACGGACGTCCTGCTGGAGAAGTCCGGGTACGTCGAGCTGCTCGGCCGGGCCGGTTCGCAGGACACCGGCAACCAGGGCGCGCTGAACGCGTACTACCTGCGGGTGAGCGACACCGGCGCCTGGTCGATCCGGCGCAACAACACCAGCCAGCAGAACACGACGTTGCGCAGCGGCACGACGACCGCGCTCGGCACCGGCCGCTGGCACCAGCTGTCGCTCGGCTTCTCCGGCAGCACCATCACCGCCTCCGTCGACGGCGCGGTGCTCGGCACCGTCACCGACAGCACCTTCCCGGCCGGCCAGGTCGGGATCGGCACGGCCCAGGGCGAGACCGCGCAGTTCGACAACCTCGCCGTCGCCGGTTCGGGCGGCGGGTCGACCTCCGTGCTGCGCAACACCGGCGCCGGCCGCTGCCTCGACGTCCCGAACGTGTCCCAGACCAACGGCACCCAGGTGACGCTGTGGGACTGCAACGGCGGCGGCAACCAGCAGTGGACCCTGACTTCCGGGAAGCAGCTGCAGGTGTACGGCAGCAAGTGCCTCGACGCCGAGGGGGCCGGTACCGCCGCCGGGACCCGGGCGATCATCTGGGACTGCACGGGCGGGGCCAACCAGCAGTGGACCGCCGCCGCCGACGGGACGATCACCGGTGTCCCGTCCGGACTGTGCCTCACCCCGGGCGGCACCGGGAACAGCGCGCCGGTGACCCTGCAGACCTGTACCGGCGGCAGCGCCCAGAAGTGGACGCGGAGCTGA
- a CDS encoding NmrA family NAD(P)-binding protein gives MIVVTAPTGQIGGKLVPTLLGRGEPVRLVVRDPAKLPGDVRERAEVVVGSHRDRDVLDHALDGADALFWLMPAAATASSPYEAYVTASIPGADAVVRHAVPRVVIISALGRGSRIYAGHVSASHAMEDLFRSTGAHVRALALPTFMDNILRQVAAIGNGVVPGTLPADFRMPWIATKDIAALAAGYLLDRTWTGQDSVETLGGEDLSYHDIAETLADVLGTPVRYQLGERAAIEQFLTGRGFSDAMARSMMDMDRAGERGINNTTPRTAENTTPTTFREFAEETVGPAVADRT, from the coding sequence ATGATCGTCGTCACCGCTCCCACCGGGCAGATCGGCGGCAAGCTCGTCCCCACGCTGCTCGGGCGGGGCGAGCCGGTCCGCCTCGTCGTCCGGGACCCCGCCAAGCTGCCCGGCGACGTCCGGGAGCGAGCCGAAGTCGTCGTCGGGTCGCACCGCGATCGCGACGTCCTGGACCACGCTCTCGACGGCGCCGACGCGCTGTTCTGGCTCATGCCGGCCGCCGCGACCGCGAGCAGTCCTTACGAGGCGTATGTGACCGCCTCCATTCCGGGTGCCGATGCCGTCGTCCGCCACGCGGTACCGCGCGTGGTGATCATTTCCGCGCTGGGGCGCGGCTCGCGGATCTACGCCGGGCACGTGTCGGCGTCACACGCGATGGAGGACCTCTTCCGCAGCACCGGCGCGCACGTGCGCGCACTGGCCCTGCCGACCTTCATGGACAACATCCTGCGGCAGGTGGCCGCGATCGGGAACGGGGTCGTCCCGGGCACCCTGCCCGCCGATTTCCGGATGCCGTGGATCGCGACCAAGGACATCGCCGCGCTCGCCGCCGGGTACCTGCTCGACCGCACCTGGACCGGGCAGGACTCGGTCGAGACCCTCGGCGGTGAGGACCTCTCGTACCACGACATCGCCGAAACCCTCGCCGACGTTCTCGGCACGCCCGTCCGGTACCAGCTCGGAGAACGCGCCGCGATCGAGCAGTTCCTCACCGGACGCGGGTTCTCCGACGCGATGGCCCGGTCCATGATGGACATGGACCGCGCCGGCGAACGCGGCATCAACAACACCACGCCGCGCACCGCCGAGAACACCACGCCCACCACCTTCCGCGAGTTCGCCGAAGAAACCGTCGGGCCGGCGGTGGCCGACCGAACCTGA